A part of Helicobacter fennelliae genomic DNA contains:
- a CDS encoding J domain-containing protein, translating into MNIRYCDRYVQIELLKDTKILGKVLDYASKHFSKRYHLSSSLLILDDGERFKKDYLINWTYHATLQSTDGVDLEEILKHSYLPIRIKIISPNDMLKKVKVHIHLSNLGQVILRLDEDNRVAKRYIRTIFGNKIVYEMENEFCINGVGYSQSMWEDLMELVSSRIIHNVALEFEYQKPESSDSFLTREEYLLRKSYSELNAKYNDDFENIKKQYLKLAKLFHPDNAHGKDEYTIQVYQDRFNKISQAYQMIKNTKRTIA; encoded by the coding sequence ATGAATATTAGGTATTGTGATCGGTATGTGCAAATCGAATTGCTTAAAGATACAAAGATATTGGGAAAGGTTTTGGACTATGCGTCAAAGCATTTCTCAAAGCGGTATCATTTATCAAGCTCTTTACTGATTCTTGATGATGGGGAGCGATTTAAGAAGGATTATCTAATCAACTGGACATATCATGCGACTTTGCAAAGCACTGATGGGGTTGATTTGGAGGAGATTTTAAAGCATAGCTATCTGCCAATCCGCATAAAAATCATCAGCCCAAATGATATGCTCAAAAAAGTCAAAGTGCATATCCACCTCTCAAATCTCGGTCAAGTGATTTTACGCTTAGATGAGGATAATCGTGTCGCCAAACGCTATATCCGCACGATTTTTGGCAATAAAATCGTATATGAAATGGAAAATGAATTTTGTATCAATGGTGTCGGATACAGCCAATCAATGTGGGAGGATCTCATGGAGCTTGTAAGCTCTAGGATTATCCATAATGTCGCTTTGGAGTTTGAATACCAAAAACCAGAATCTAGCGATTCATTTCTCACAAGAGAGGAATATTTGCTTCGCAAAAGTTATAGCGAACTGAATGCAAAATACAATGATGACTTTGAAAATATCAAAAAGCAATACTTAAAGCTTGCGAAGCTTTTTCACCCAGATAATGCGCATGGCAAAGATGAATACACGATTCAGGTATATCAAGATCGGTTTAATAAAATCTCACAAGCCTATCAGATGATAAAAAACACAAAAAGAACAATCGCGTAA